The following proteins come from a genomic window of Micromonospora echinofusca:
- a CDS encoding DUF2567 domain-containing protein produces the protein MSADTPEPDRTDRRPDEPGAPAAWAEPDPPARVGPADPYAAREPAPPRDPATGVPPYAPTGDPWHAPPHDGPVGYAPANTDLGYAAGYSPVPVEPDLPRGRAVRLALLAALVASVLGVPLGLLWAALAPDTPVLKVADGAIYAEPQPEQPVAADGWFSLLGLGFGVLVALALWFLLRRVRGPVGLLAAVFGAFGAGLTAWQVGRRVGLAGYERLLESAPVGRAFDKPADLRAGGIDWVLGVLPVPHGNLLLPAFGAAVAYTLLAGWSRWPSLRPEREPDVSWGSAGTPAPPAAPEPPAPGAAAPPHG, from the coding sequence GTGAGCGCGGACACCCCCGAACCCGACCGGACCGACCGCCGGCCCGACGAGCCGGGGGCGCCGGCCGCCTGGGCGGAACCCGACCCGCCGGCCCGCGTCGGTCCCGCCGACCCGTACGCCGCCCGGGAGCCCGCCCCGCCGCGCGACCCGGCGACCGGCGTGCCGCCGTACGCCCCGACCGGTGACCCGTGGCACGCGCCGCCGCACGACGGGCCCGTGGGGTACGCGCCCGCCAACACCGACCTCGGGTACGCCGCCGGCTATTCGCCCGTGCCGGTGGAGCCGGACCTGCCGCGCGGGCGGGCGGTGCGCCTCGCCCTGCTGGCGGCGCTCGTCGCCAGCGTGCTGGGGGTGCCGCTCGGGCTGCTCTGGGCGGCGCTCGCGCCGGACACGCCGGTGCTCAAGGTCGCCGACGGGGCGATCTACGCCGAGCCGCAGCCGGAGCAGCCGGTCGCCGCCGACGGCTGGTTCAGCCTGCTGGGGCTGGGCTTCGGGGTGCTCGTCGCGCTTGCGCTGTGGTTCCTGCTGCGCCGGGTACGGGGGCCGGTCGGCCTGCTCGCCGCCGTGTTCGGCGCGTTCGGCGCGGGATTGACCGCCTGGCAGGTCGGCCGGCGGGTGGGGCTGGCCGGCTACGAGCGGCTGCTGGAGAGCGCGCCGGTGGGACGGGCCTTCGACAAACCGGCCGACCTGCGGGCCGGCGGGATCGACTGGGTGCTCGGCGTGCTGCCGGTGCCGCACGGCAACCTGCTGCTGCCCGCGTTCGGCGCCGCCGTGGCGTACACCCTGCTGGCCGGCTGGTCGCGCTGGCCGTCGCTGCGCCCGGAGCGCGAGCCCGACGTCAGTTGGGGGTCGGCGGGGACGCCAGCTCCGCCAGCGGCACCGGAACCGCCCGCACCTGGCGCAGCAGCGCCGCCTCACGGTTGA
- a CDS encoding LON peptidase substrate-binding domain-containing protein, whose amino-acid sequence MTARLPVFPLGTVLFPGLVLPLHIFEERYRALVRHLLSLPEDAPREFGVVAIRAGWEVAPTGPDGQPLPGGDVTLHEVGCTAELRQVTERPDGGFDIVTVGKRRFRVADVDRDAEPYLTADVEWLPEPGGPDEVADLLAARVISVFRQYLGLIRADDEGLSEQLPEDPTVLSHLVAATAVLTVADRQRLLAIDDTAARLRAELRLLNREAALLRQVRAVPVPLAELASPPTPN is encoded by the coding sequence GTGACTGCGCGGCTGCCGGTGTTCCCGCTCGGAACGGTCCTCTTTCCCGGTCTGGTGCTGCCGCTGCACATATTCGAGGAGCGCTACCGCGCCCTGGTCCGGCACCTGCTCTCGCTGCCCGAGGACGCCCCGCGCGAGTTCGGCGTGGTGGCCATCCGCGCCGGCTGGGAGGTCGCCCCGACCGGGCCGGACGGCCAGCCGCTGCCCGGCGGCGACGTCACCCTGCACGAGGTGGGCTGCACCGCCGAGCTGCGGCAGGTCACCGAGCGCCCCGACGGCGGCTTCGACATCGTCACGGTGGGCAAGCGCCGGTTCCGCGTCGCCGACGTCGACCGGGACGCCGAGCCCTACCTCACCGCCGACGTCGAGTGGCTGCCCGAGCCGGGCGGTCCCGACGAGGTCGCCGACCTGCTCGCCGCTCGGGTGATCTCGGTCTTCCGGCAGTACCTGGGCCTGATCCGCGCCGACGACGAGGGGCTCTCCGAGCAGCTGCCGGAGGACCCGACGGTGCTGTCGCACCTGGTGGCCGCGACGGCCGTACTGACCGTGGCGGACCGGCAGCGGCTGCTCGCCATCGACGACACCGCCGCCCGGCTACGCGCGGAGCTGCGCCTGCTCAACCGTGAGGCGGCGCTGCTGCGCCAGGTGCGGGCGGTTCCGGTGCCGCTGGCGGAGCTGGCGTCCCCGCCGACCCCCAACTGA
- the hisD gene encoding histidinol dehydrogenase, with the protein MLNRIDLRGGVRDPRRLLPRAQLDVSVAVERIRPLVEAVREHGYPAIREASERFDGVSPEVLRVPAEAIAEAEGTLDAGVRAALLESITRARKVHADQRRTDHTTQVVPGGTVTERWVPVDRVGLYVPGGLAMYPSTVVMNVVPAQAAGVRSLVVASPPQQDNGGLPDARVLAACALLGVDEVYAVGGAQAVAMLAYGTAVDAEGSAHCDPVDMITGPGNIWVTAAKRLLRGVVGIDAEAGPTEIAILADDTADPAHVAADLISQAEHDPLAASVLVTCSVELVEAVERELARQVPATKHAERVTTALTGEQSGVVLVDDLDAGLRVVDAYAAEHLEIQTRDAREWALRVRNAGAIFVGAWSPVSLGDYCAGSNHVLPTGGCARHSSGLSVQSFLRGIHLVEYTQEALREVAPHVVTLAGVEDLPAHGQAVSVRFPGAAS; encoded by the coding sequence GTGTTGAACCGGATCGACCTGCGCGGCGGCGTTCGCGACCCGCGCCGTCTGCTGCCCCGTGCCCAACTCGACGTCTCCGTGGCCGTCGAGCGGATCCGCCCTCTCGTGGAGGCGGTCCGGGAGCATGGTTACCCGGCGATCCGGGAGGCCAGTGAGCGCTTCGACGGGGTCTCGCCCGAGGTGCTGCGGGTGCCCGCCGAGGCGATCGCCGAGGCGGAGGGCACCCTCGACGCGGGGGTGCGCGCCGCGCTGCTGGAGTCCATCACCCGGGCCCGCAAGGTGCACGCCGACCAGCGCCGCACCGACCACACCACGCAGGTGGTGCCGGGCGGCACGGTGACCGAGCGCTGGGTGCCGGTCGACCGGGTCGGCCTCTACGTCCCCGGCGGCCTGGCGATGTATCCGTCGACCGTGGTGATGAACGTGGTGCCGGCCCAGGCGGCCGGGGTGCGCTCGCTGGTGGTGGCGAGCCCACCGCAGCAGGACAACGGTGGCCTGCCCGACGCCCGGGTGCTCGCCGCCTGCGCCCTGCTCGGCGTCGACGAGGTCTACGCCGTCGGCGGCGCCCAGGCCGTGGCGATGCTCGCGTACGGCACCGCGGTCGACGCCGAGGGCAGCGCCCACTGCGACCCGGTCGACATGATCACCGGTCCGGGCAACATCTGGGTCACCGCCGCCAAGCGGCTGCTGCGCGGCGTCGTCGGCATCGACGCCGAGGCCGGCCCCACCGAGATCGCCATCCTGGCCGACGACACCGCCGACCCGGCGCACGTCGCGGCCGACCTGATCAGCCAGGCCGAGCACGACCCGCTCGCGGCCAGCGTGCTGGTGACCTGTTCGGTCGAGCTGGTCGAGGCCGTCGAGCGGGAGCTGGCCCGGCAGGTGCCGGCCACCAAGCACGCCGAGCGGGTCACCACCGCGCTCACCGGCGAGCAGAGCGGCGTCGTCCTGGTCGACGACCTCGACGCCGGGCTGCGGGTGGTCGACGCGTACGCGGCCGAGCACCTGGAGATCCAGACCCGCGACGCCCGCGAGTGGGCGCTGCGGGTGCGCAACGCCGGGGCGATCTTCGTCGGCGCCTGGTCGCCGGTGTCGCTCGGCGACTACTGCGCCGGCTCCAACCACGTGCTGCCCACCGGCGGCTGCGCCCGGCACTCCTCCGGCCTGTCGGTGCAGTCCTTCCTGCGCGGCATCCACCTGGTCGAATACACGCAGGAGGCGCTGCGCGAGGTGGCCCCGCACGTGGTCACCCTCGCCGGCGTCGAGGACCTGCCGGCGCACGGGCAGGCGGTCAGCGTGCGTTTCCCGGGGGCCGCGTCGTGA
- a CDS encoding histidinol-phosphate transaminase, whose protein sequence is MTTLDDLPIRDDLRGLSPYGAPQLDVPVRLNTNENSHPVPEPVVDAIGKALAAELRDLNRYPDRDAVALRADLAGYLGHGLTVEQVWAANGSNEIQQQLLQAFGGPGRSALGFVPAYSMHPLLALGTGTRWVPARRGVDFGLTADEAVAQVREHTPDVVFLCSPNNPTGTALDPAVVAAVLDVAPGMVVVDEAYAEFARPGTVSALAVLPGHPRLVVTRTMSKAFGFAGGRLGYLAADPAVVAAVQLVRLPYHLSALTQAAARAALAHRDALLGTVAAICAQRDRIVTRLRERGLRVADSDANFVLFEVGGDQAVAWRTLLEHGVLVRDVGLPGWLRVTAGTAAETDAFLAAMEKI, encoded by the coding sequence GTGACGACCCTCGACGACCTGCCGATCCGCGACGACCTGCGCGGGCTGTCGCCGTACGGGGCGCCGCAGCTCGACGTGCCGGTGCGGCTGAACACCAACGAGAACTCCCACCCGGTGCCCGAGCCGGTGGTGGACGCGATCGGCAAGGCCCTCGCGGCGGAGCTGCGCGACCTCAACCGCTACCCGGACCGCGACGCCGTGGCGCTGCGCGCCGACCTGGCCGGCTACCTGGGCCACGGGCTCACCGTCGAGCAGGTGTGGGCCGCCAACGGCTCCAACGAGATCCAGCAGCAGTTGCTCCAGGCGTTCGGCGGGCCGGGGCGCAGCGCGCTCGGCTTCGTCCCCGCGTACTCGATGCACCCGCTGCTGGCGCTGGGCACCGGCACCCGGTGGGTGCCGGCCCGGCGGGGCGTCGACTTCGGGCTGACCGCCGACGAGGCGGTCGCCCAGGTCCGCGAGCACACCCCGGACGTGGTCTTCCTCTGCTCGCCGAACAACCCGACCGGCACCGCCCTCGACCCGGCGGTGGTTGCCGCGGTGCTCGACGTCGCGCCGGGCATGGTGGTCGTCGACGAGGCGTACGCCGAGTTCGCCCGGCCCGGCACGGTCAGCGCCCTCGCCGTGCTGCCGGGGCACCCGCGGCTGGTGGTGACCCGGACGATGAGCAAGGCGTTCGGGTTCGCCGGCGGCCGGCTGGGCTACCTGGCCGCCGATCCGGCCGTGGTGGCGGCGGTGCAGCTGGTCCGGCTGCCGTACCACCTCTCGGCGCTCACCCAGGCCGCGGCCCGGGCGGCGCTGGCGCACCGCGACGCCCTGCTCGGCACGGTGGCCGCGATCTGCGCGCAGCGTGACCGGATCGTGACGCGGCTGCGCGAGCGGGGGCTGCGGGTGGCCGACAGCGACGCCAACTTCGTACTGTTCGAGGTCGGGGGCGACCAGGCCGTCGCCTGGCGCACCCTGCTGGAGCACGGCGTGCTGGTACGCGACGTCGGCCTGCCGGGCTGGCTGCGCGTCACCGCCGGCACCGCCGCCGAGACCGACGCCTTCCTCGCCGCCATGGAGAAGATCTAG
- the hisB gene encoding imidazoleglycerol-phosphate dehydratase HisB: MSRTARVERITKETKVLVEIDLDGTGRAEIGTGVGFYDHMLHQIARHGGFDLTVRTVGDLEIDAHHTMEDTALALGAAFDQALGDKAGIRRYGSATVPMDEVLVRAAVDLSGRPYVVHDEPALAPYIGPVYPTSMTRHIWESFGQAARITLHVDVLRAARPGGHPDAHHVVEAQFKAVSRALREATAIDPRAAGAIPSTKGAL; this comes from the coding sequence ATGAGCCGGACCGCCCGCGTGGAGCGGATCACCAAGGAGACGAAGGTCCTCGTCGAGATCGACCTCGACGGCACCGGCCGCGCCGAGATCGGCACCGGCGTCGGCTTCTACGACCACATGCTGCACCAGATCGCCCGACACGGCGGCTTCGACCTGACCGTGCGCACCGTGGGCGACCTGGAGATCGACGCCCACCACACGATGGAGGACACCGCGCTGGCCCTGGGCGCCGCGTTCGACCAGGCGCTGGGGGACAAGGCCGGCATCCGGCGGTACGGCTCGGCCACCGTCCCGATGGACGAGGTCCTCGTCCGGGCCGCGGTCGACCTGTCCGGCCGCCCGTACGTGGTGCACGACGAGCCGGCGCTGGCGCCGTACATCGGGCCGGTCTACCCGACCAGCATGACCCGGCACATCTGGGAGTCCTTCGGTCAGGCGGCCCGGATCACCCTGCACGTCGACGTGCTGCGGGCGGCCCGCCCCGGCGGCCACCCGGACGCCCACCACGTGGTGGAGGCGCAGTTCAAGGCGGTCTCCCGCGCGCTGCGCGAGGCCACGGCGATTGACCCGCGCGCGGCGGGCGCCATCCCCAGCACGAAGGGGGCCCTGTGA